A window of Cryptomeria japonica chromosome 3, Sugi_1.0, whole genome shotgun sequence contains these coding sequences:
- the LOC131048313 gene encoding F-box protein At5g50450, producing MRTRRGNYPSSDEGICFPVRQKRRLMFPEAFSWLASSYLKENPFDALPDDLLISIMVALGSSATSPTDLVNAKLACKRFCSAASNEKVHAHASMGTLSVKASKWNDESHKYLKLCADAGNPEARYMLGMIQFYCLMNRVSGVALMAEAASASHSWALYSLGVIQFNGSGASRKEKMLRAGVLLCAKAAALGHIDAMRELGHCLQDGYGVKRNLQEGRKFVLQANAKEAILCVADRCFHARKLKSSRWPVKHHAINEFLVDWFELHPPAQGLRLCCYSKCGRPETRRHEFRRCSACGSVNYCSRACQALDWKTNHRYNCTPVDNWDERQGLEIIEQEAIEGDGNIHDMVNS from the exons ATGCGTACCAGAAGAGGAAATTATCCGTCATCTGACGAAGGGATTTGCTTTCCTGTGCGACAGAAGAGGCGCCTGATGTTCCCTGAAGCGTTTTCCTGGTTAGCATCAAGCTACTTGAAGGAGAATCCTTTCGATGCCCTTCCTGATGATCTCCTCATTTCAATAATGGTTGCTCTTGGCTCTTCTGCAACCTCACCGACGGATCTTGTCAATGCAAAGCTTGC ATGCAAGAGGTTTTGTTCCGCGGCATCAAATGAGAAGGTGCATGCTCATGCTTCCATGGGGACTCTGAGCGTAAAGGCTTCAAAATGGAACGATGAGTCGCATAAATATTTGAAACTTTGTGCAGATGCAGGCAATCCAGAAGCCCGTTACATGCTTGGCATG ATACAGTTCTATTGCTTGATGAACAGAGTTTCAGGCGTAGCGTTAATGGCGGAGGCAGCGAGTGCATCGCACTCATGGGCGCTGTATTCTCTCGGTGTAATTCAGTTCAACGGCAGCGGAGCATCACGGAAGGAAAAAATGCTGAGGGCGGGGGTACTTCTGTGTGCCAAAGCGGCTGCCCTGGGGCACATTGACGCCATGAGAGAGCTCGGCCACTGTTTGCAGGATGGTTACGGCGTGAAAAGGAATCTTCAGGAGGGCCGCAAATTTGTGCTACAGGCCAATGCAAAAGAAGCAATATTATGCGTCGCTGACAGATGCTTCCATGCCAGGAAACTCAAGAGCAGCAGATGGCCTGTGAAGCATCACGCCATTAACGAATTCCTTGTGGACTGGTTTGAATTGCATCCCCCAGCGCAGGGTCTGAGATTGTGCTGTTATTCCAAGTGCGGGAGGCCCGAGACTAGAAGGCATGAATTCCGAAGGTGTTCTGCTTGTGGCTCTGTCAATTACTGCTCCCGGGCATGCCAGGCTTTGGATTGGAAAACCAATCACAGGTATAATTGTACCCCTGTTGATAATTGGGATGAAAGACAAGGACTAGAAATTATTGAACAGGAGGCCATTGAGGGAGATGGGAACATTCATGACATGGTCAATTCTTGA